A region of Bombilactobacillus folatiphilus DNA encodes the following proteins:
- a CDS encoding DNA replication initiation control protein YabA, translating into MEQQTDYYAKFAELQHVAQDLTQVLAEMKDNISQVLEENAELKIENEHLRSRLSEMDNKKELELPHARKTLEKLYEDGFHVCTVMYGAHRDGHEECAFCLDVIYGERGSK; encoded by the coding sequence ATGGAACAACAAACGGATTATTATGCGAAATTTGCGGAATTGCAACATGTGGCCCAAGATTTGACGCAAGTTTTGGCGGAAATGAAAGATAATATTTCGCAAGTTTTGGAAGAAAACGCGGAATTAAAAATTGAAAATGAGCATTTGCGCAGTCGTTTGAGCGAAATGGATAATAAAAAAGAGCTCGAACTGCCACATGCGCGCAAAACTTTGGAAAAATTATATGAAGACGGCTTTCACGTTTGTACCGTGATGTATGGTGCACATCGTGATGGACATGAAGAATGTGCTTTTTGCCTAGATGTCATTTATGGTGAGCGAGGTTCTAAATGA
- the rsmI gene encoding 16S rRNA (cytidine(1402)-2'-O)-methyltransferase, producing the protein MQETASFQPQATGVLYLVPTPIGNLQDLSARAVQTLKDVDLIAAEDTRNTQKLLNHFEITTPKISFHEHNTQQRIPELLQKLQHGLSIAQVSDAGMPSISDPGKELVNACITAGIQVVPLPGPNAALTALIASGLAPQPFYFYGFLPRKATQMHQELAQLAQLSVTFILYESPYRVQKTIQSLIQAVGEERQVVLARELTKVHEAFLRGTLAQVQTYFQEHEPRGEYVILVAGKTPTAVAKHLDDAQLKQLVQTQVDAGIKPNAAIKKVAHEYQENRQDVYNIYHGLESD; encoded by the coding sequence ATTCAAGAAACGGCTAGTTTTCAACCACAGGCCACTGGGGTTTTATATTTGGTGCCAACGCCGATCGGTAATCTGCAAGACTTGAGCGCGCGGGCTGTCCAAACATTAAAAGATGTGGACTTAATTGCTGCGGAAGATACCCGCAATACGCAAAAATTGTTAAATCACTTTGAAATTACAACGCCTAAAATTAGTTTTCATGAGCATAATACGCAACAGCGGATTCCTGAATTGCTCCAAAAATTGCAGCATGGGCTTTCCATTGCTCAAGTCAGTGATGCTGGGATGCCTTCAATTAGCGATCCCGGTAAGGAGCTGGTGAATGCTTGTATTACTGCCGGGATTCAAGTCGTGCCGTTGCCCGGACCGAATGCTGCCTTAACAGCGTTAATTGCTTCAGGTTTAGCACCCCAACCGTTTTATTTTTATGGTTTTTTACCCCGTAAAGCGACGCAAATGCATCAAGAATTGGCACAATTGGCACAATTAAGTGTCACCTTTATTTTGTATGAATCACCTTATCGCGTTCAAAAAACGATTCAGTCTTTAATTCAGGCAGTCGGAGAGGAGCGCCAAGTCGTCTTGGCTCGGGAGTTAACCAAGGTGCATGAAGCGTTTTTGCGCGGAACATTGGCGCAGGTCCAGACTTATTTTCAAGAGCACGAACCACGCGGCGAGTATGTTATTTTAGTGGCTGGAAAAACGCCGACCGCTGTGGCAAAACACTTAGATGATGCACAGTTAAAGCAATTAGTTCAAACTCAAGTTGATGCTGGGATAAAACCGAATGCTGCCATTAAAAAAGTGGCGCATGAGTACCAAGAAAATCGTCAAGACGTTTACAATATTTATCATGGATTGGAGTCAGACTAA
- a CDS encoding acyl-[acyl-carrier-protein] thioesterase, with protein MSKRQYTESLTVPYFDIDMTKNMKLSALFNEILWVSESQLKEVGIDSQHMVAQGIGWVVTKYHLEITRMPHLNEAISITTEANSYNKFFCYRTFTVQDASGQEIVKLTSNWVMLDIQSRKMMVIKSEIMEQLNCPYSTEIWRFPRIDLVEHTDQPIAYPTRFFDIDINGHVNNAVYLDWMLDSLGRDFLMAHQLQQLDIKYEQEVQYGDTVESFVQQEGLTTHHLIKTSAGINAQAQAVWQQN; from the coding sequence ATGTCCAAGAGACAATATACAGAATCATTAACCGTTCCTTATTTTGATATTGATATGACCAAAAATATGAAATTATCGGCTTTATTTAATGAGATTTTGTGGGTTTCCGAATCACAATTAAAAGAAGTCGGCATTGATTCGCAACATATGGTTGCGCAAGGAATTGGTTGGGTGGTCACGAAATATCATTTAGAAATTACGCGGATGCCACACTTGAATGAAGCAATCAGCATCACCACAGAAGCCAATAGTTATAATAAGTTCTTTTGTTACCGTACTTTCACGGTTCAGGATGCTTCGGGGCAAGAAATTGTGAAATTGACCAGCAATTGGGTGATGTTGGATATCCAAAGTCGTAAAATGATGGTCATTAAGTCTGAAATTATGGAACAATTAAACTGTCCTTATTCCACAGAAATTTGGCGGTTTCCACGTATTGATCTTGTGGAACATACCGACCAGCCAATCGCGTATCCAACACGTTTTTTTGATATTGATATTAATGGTCATGTGAATAATGCTGTTTATTTGGATTGGATGCTTGATTCGTTGGGGCGCGACTTTTTGATGGCACATCAATTGCAGCAGTTGGATATTAAGTACGAACAAGAAGTGCAGTATGGTGACACCGTGGAAAGTTTCGTGCAACAAGAGGGCTTGACCACTCATCATTTAATTAAAACATCTGCTGGAATTAATGCCCAAGCGCAAGCCGTTTGGCAGCAGAATTAA
- a CDS encoding alpha/beta hydrolase has translation MKKQQTSSWGRRVSLGLMIVVLFILLAILSWRSTQPLTTNQSESVPTLYLHGYGAGAKSTDYWINYAKKHDQAQKVLTAVVSPQGKVKLQGEWGTRVKHPLVQVVFQDNKNTDYQQTSRWFAKVLQALQQRYQIKQYNTVTHSMGNLTTMYYQMSPKLKKGLPKLHQQVNVAGHFDGIVGKDDQPNQNHLQQNGEPQQQDATYRYLKRNRQQFPKNVSVLNIYGNLDDGTNSDGDVTVVSAKSLGFLVKKQTHYQELEIKGAKAQHSQLHENPQVARAIDHFLWAK, from the coding sequence ATGAAAAAACAACAGACCTCATCTTGGGGTCGTCGCGTTAGTCTAGGATTGATGATAGTTGTCTTGTTTATTTTGCTAGCGATTTTATCTTGGCGTTCCACTCAGCCGCTTACGACGAATCAATCTGAAAGTGTTCCCACGCTTTATCTGCACGGTTATGGTGCGGGTGCGAAGTCCACTGATTATTGGATTAATTACGCCAAAAAGCATGATCAGGCGCAAAAGGTATTGACGGCTGTCGTATCACCTCAAGGCAAAGTCAAATTGCAGGGCGAATGGGGGACACGTGTGAAACATCCGTTGGTGCAAGTTGTCTTCCAAGATAATAAAAATACGGATTATCAACAAACCAGTCGGTGGTTTGCAAAGGTTTTGCAAGCCTTGCAACAACGTTATCAAATTAAACAATACAATACGGTGACACATTCAATGGGCAACTTAACGACAATGTATTATCAAATGTCGCCCAAACTCAAAAAAGGCTTGCCTAAGTTGCATCAGCAAGTCAATGTTGCGGGCCATTTTGATGGTATTGTGGGCAAGGATGATCAGCCTAATCAGAATCATTTGCAACAAAATGGTGAACCACAGCAGCAAGATGCTACTTATCGGTATTTGAAACGCAATCGTCAACAGTTTCCAAAGAATGTTTCGGTCTTGAATATTTATGGCAATCTTGATGATGGTACCAATTCTGATGGTGATGTGACGGTCGTATCTGCTAAATCACTGGGCTTTTTGGTGAAAAAGCAGACTCATTATCAAGAATTAGAAATTAAGGGTGCTAAGGCCCAGCACAGTCAGTTGCATGAAAATCCGCAAGTTGCGCGAGCGATTGACCACTTTTTGTGGGCAAAATAA
- a CDS encoding HD domain-containing protein, which produces MNLMQIQSFAQKTLGNDVSGHDYNHVCRVASLAVNLYQTDQPLTPDITALLQAASLLHDTIDDKLTDDILSRKQQLMQLLTEAGFDESQQQEIMQTITKMSFAQNLQHKQVLPTWGQYVQDADRLDALGAIGIARAFAYGASHKQLLYDPQLKPIELTSKTNYRQHQTTTINHFYEKLFHLEQLMNTTAGQQLAHQRTTYMRNFVQQFSKEWQGQI; this is translated from the coding sequence ATGAATCTTATGCAAATCCAATCGTTTGCCCAAAAAACTCTAGGTAACGACGTCAGCGGACATGACTACAATCACGTTTGCCGTGTCGCGAGCTTAGCGGTCAATTTATACCAAACAGACCAGCCGTTAACGCCTGACATCACCGCTTTGTTGCAAGCAGCCAGCTTATTGCACGATACGATTGACGATAAGCTTACAGATGATATTTTAAGCCGAAAGCAACAACTTATGCAATTATTAACTGAAGCAGGATTTGACGAGTCGCAACAACAAGAAATCATGCAAACTATTACCAAAATGTCCTTTGCCCAAAATCTGCAACACAAACAAGTTTTACCAACCTGGGGGCAGTATGTTCAAGATGCCGATCGCTTAGATGCTTTAGGAGCAATTGGGATTGCGCGAGCCTTTGCATACGGTGCCAGCCACAAGCAGTTGCTTTATGATCCACAGCTCAAGCCTATTGAACTAACCTCCAAAACTAACTATCGTCAACATCAAACAACGACGATTAATCATTTTTATGAAAAATTATTTCACTTAGAACAACTGATGAACACAACAGCCGGGCAACAGTTAGCGCACCAACGAACCACTTACATGCGCAACTTTGTACAACAATTTTCAAAAGAATGGCAAGGTCAAATTTGA
- a CDS encoding NupC/NupG family nucleoside CNT transporter codes for MSYLVINAVGLIVFLTIAFLFSKNKKAINWRSIIVMVVLNLVIAWFLTSFAVGRQIVSGAADGFNALIQVAYSGIAFALPSMVHVKNMDFVISSLMPILLIVPLFDILTYIGFLPWVIKWIGKILAKVTGQPRFESFFSVEMMFLGNTEALAVSGLQLRQMSKERNLTIAMMSMSCVTASILGAYTKMVPAQFVLTAVPVNIINAIIVASIMNPVSVTPSEDTIATVSGQTDDSETSGREPFFSFLGDSILAAGKLILIITANVIAFVALANLIDKCLGLINPWLSLEHLLGIVMFPFAWLLGLNVQDAFQFAQYMGTKLVTNEFVVMGKVSSIIKHFSPHYQAILTVFLTSFANFSTVGMIIGAFKDLVDREKNNYIAKNISYLLVSGILVSLLSAATVGLFVW; via the coding sequence GTGTCATACTTAGTTATCAATGCAGTTGGATTAATAGTCTTTTTGACCATTGCGTTTTTGTTTTCAAAGAATAAAAAAGCAATTAATTGGCGTTCAATTATTGTCATGGTAGTCTTAAATTTGGTCATTGCTTGGTTCTTAACCAGCTTTGCAGTTGGGCGTCAAATTGTTTCAGGGGCGGCCGACGGCTTCAACGCGTTAATTCAGGTGGCTTATTCAGGAATTGCGTTTGCTTTGCCAAGCATGGTTCATGTTAAAAACATGGATTTTGTGATTAGTTCATTGATGCCGATTTTATTAATTGTTCCACTGTTTGATATTTTGACCTATATTGGTTTTTTACCATGGGTAATCAAATGGATTGGCAAGATTTTAGCCAAAGTGACCGGTCAACCTCGATTTGAATCATTTTTTTCCGTTGAAATGATGTTTTTGGGAAATACAGAAGCTTTGGCGGTTTCAGGATTACAGTTACGTCAAATGAGTAAAGAGCGCAATTTGACGATTGCAATGATGTCCATGAGTTGTGTCACTGCATCCATTTTGGGAGCTTATACCAAGATGGTACCTGCGCAATTTGTTTTAACGGCAGTGCCTGTGAATATCATTAATGCGATTATTGTGGCTAGTATTATGAATCCTGTGAGTGTGACGCCTAGTGAAGATACGATTGCCACTGTTTCGGGACAAACAGATGATTCAGAAACTAGTGGACGTGAACCGTTCTTCTCCTTTTTAGGTGATTCAATTCTTGCCGCAGGAAAATTAATTTTAATTATTACTGCTAATGTGATTGCTTTTGTTGCTTTAGCAAACTTAATTGATAAATGTTTGGGTTTGATCAATCCTTGGTTGAGTTTGGAACATTTATTGGGAATCGTTATGTTTCCTTTTGCTTGGCTCTTGGGCTTAAATGTCCAAGATGCCTTTCAGTTTGCCCAGTATATGGGTACCAAATTAGTCACCAATGAGTTTGTGGTGATGGGGAAAGTTTCCTCAATTATTAAACACTTTAGCCCGCATTATCAGGCTATTTTGACAGTCTTCTTAACATCGTTTGCCAACTTTTCAACTGTCGGTATGATTATCGGAGCGTTTAAAGATTTGGTTGACCGTGAAAAAAATAATTATATCGCTAAAAATATTAGTTATCTCTTAGTTTCAGGAATTTTGGTTTCACTTTTATCCGCGGCTACTGTCGGTTTGTTTGTGTGGTAG
- a CDS encoding asparaginase, which yields MSSTDGKIKPNQQNPLATLDLTNAHHLELVTEEIFNVPSPHMTPQHMLQLTKRIRQAEQEGFFGAVVTHGTDTLEETAFFLDLTLQGHMPVVVTGAMRSSNEIGSDGLYNFKSAIQVARADESVGQGVVVVMNDEIHSARYVTKTHTTNVATFRTPTFGPIGILSDGHVDYIQEIVPQKHLPIEQVIDGVFLVKAYAGMTSELFEVLDQPTTHGLVIEALGAGNLPPQALPAVQKLLDHNIPIILVSRCFNGIAEPVYAYEGGGAHLQKMGIVFCRGLNGQKARIKLLVGLSAGLTGSQFVHYINH from the coding sequence ATGTCCAGCACTGATGGTAAAATTAAACCCAATCAACAAAATCCCTTAGCTACTTTAGATCTGACTAATGCGCATCATTTGGAACTCGTGACTGAAGAAATTTTTAACGTGCCTTCACCGCATATGACACCGCAACACATGCTGCAACTAACCAAACGAATTCGCCAAGCTGAACAAGAAGGTTTTTTTGGCGCGGTGGTGACCCACGGAACAGACACCTTAGAAGAAACAGCTTTCTTTCTAGATTTGACTTTACAAGGTCACATGCCTGTGGTGGTCACAGGCGCTATGCGTTCGTCCAACGAAATCGGCAGCGACGGATTATATAATTTTAAATCGGCAATCCAAGTTGCCAGAGCTGATGAATCGGTGGGTCAAGGTGTAGTTGTAGTGATGAATGACGAAATTCATTCCGCACGTTACGTGACCAAAACGCATACAACTAATGTGGCCACCTTTCGGACGCCAACTTTTGGTCCCATCGGCATTTTGTCTGACGGTCACGTGGACTATATTCAAGAAATTGTGCCCCAAAAACATTTACCAATTGAACAAGTGATTGACGGTGTTTTCCTAGTCAAGGCTTACGCCGGCATGACTTCTGAATTATTTGAAGTGCTTGATCAACCAACAACTCATGGACTGGTGATTGAGGCGCTCGGTGCCGGCAATTTGCCCCCCCAAGCCTTACCCGCCGTGCAAAAATTATTAGACCATAACATTCCCATTATTCTCGTTTCACGGTGTTTCAACGGCATTGCTGAACCGGTATATGCTTATGAAGGTGGCGGGGCGCATCTACAAAAAATGGGCATTGTCTTTTGTCGCGGACTCAATGGTCAAAAAGCGCGGATTAAATTGCTAGTAGGTTTGAGTGCTGGGTTAACTGGTTCGCAATTTGTCCATTATATTAATCATTAA
- a CDS encoding folate family ECF transporter S component translates to MDKLQLSKKVFGLTWLAMLIALQVIVGRFHVGPSFLKIGFGFIVTALIGYYFGPIKSIGAGFISDILANVLFPPQGGFFWGFTLSAMVTGFIYGQLLYQKQITWQRLLVVNIVVILVVNLLLNTIWVCVLGKLPFLQMLLLRGVKELIFIPIQTIMLWLVFRWLKQHSFLE, encoded by the coding sequence TTGGATAAACTACAACTCAGTAAAAAAGTGTTTGGTTTAACTTGGTTGGCGATGTTAATCGCCTTACAAGTAATTGTTGGTCGTTTTCATGTGGGACCGAGTTTTTTAAAAATAGGTTTTGGTTTCATTGTCACAGCCTTGATTGGTTATTATTTTGGTCCCATCAAATCAATTGGGGCAGGGTTTATTAGTGACATTTTAGCCAATGTTTTGTTTCCGCCACAAGGTGGGTTCTTTTGGGGTTTTACTTTGTCAGCGATGGTGACTGGCTTCATCTATGGTCAGTTGCTATACCAAAAGCAAATTACCTGGCAACGTTTGTTGGTGGTGAACATTGTTGTAATTTTGGTTGTTAATTTATTATTGAATACGATTTGGGTATGCGTGTTAGGCAAATTACCCTTTCTACAGATGCTCTTACTGCGGGGTGTGAAAGAACTGATTTTCATTCCGATCCAGACGATCATGCTCTGGTTAGTCTTTAGATGGTTGAAACAACATAGTTTTTTGGAATAA
- the tsaB gene encoding tRNA (adenosine(37)-N6)-threonylcarbamoyltransferase complex dimerization subunit type 1 TsaB codes for MKLLTIDTSSGPLVVASVQDHQVLAQVSETQLKSHSIQLLPAIDQVVQQAGWQPQDLERIVVAQGPGSFTGLRIGVTTAKVLAWTLEKELVGVSSLAVLAGNVPNFAGLIVPVIDARNQNVFAGVYQVVRGELQAVVADCHTSLAQLLLQLQAMALPVQFVGDLPAEDLALIKAQLPDAKFYANNQPQGHVLAHLGQKQTPVVNLDTFIPKYLRQTQAEVVWAHKNPTLDSQNQHYVEDV; via the coding sequence ATGAAGCTTTTAACAATTGATACTTCTAGTGGTCCGCTAGTGGTTGCGAGCGTTCAAGATCATCAGGTGTTGGCTCAAGTCAGTGAAACTCAGTTGAAGTCACATAGTATTCAATTATTGCCCGCCATTGACCAAGTTGTCCAACAAGCGGGCTGGCAACCGCAAGATTTGGAGCGGATTGTGGTGGCACAAGGTCCGGGTTCGTTTACTGGTTTGCGTATTGGTGTCACTACCGCCAAAGTGCTGGCATGGACACTGGAAAAAGAGCTAGTTGGAGTCTCCAGCTTGGCCGTGTTAGCAGGTAATGTGCCCAATTTTGCCGGCCTAATTGTGCCTGTTATTGATGCGCGCAATCAAAATGTCTTTGCGGGTGTGTATCAAGTTGTTCGAGGTGAATTGCAGGCGGTGGTGGCTGATTGTCATACTAGTTTGGCGCAATTGTTATTACAGTTGCAAGCAATGGCACTACCCGTGCAGTTTGTCGGTGATTTGCCCGCCGAAGATTTAGCCCTCATCAAGGCACAATTGCCGGATGCCAAATTTTATGCAAATAATCAACCACAAGGTCATGTTTTGGCACATCTAGGCCAAAAGCAAACACCCGTGGTAAATTTGGATACCTTTATTCCAAAATATTTGCGACAAACGCAAGCTGAAGTAGTTTGGGCGCACAAGAATCCAACATTGGATTCACAAAATCAGCATTATGTTGAAGATGTTTAG